In Fundulus heteroclitus isolate FHET01 chromosome 18, MU-UCD_Fhet_4.1, whole genome shotgun sequence, a single genomic region encodes these proteins:
- the sbds gene encoding ribosome maturation protein SBDS produces the protein MSIFTPTNQIRLTNVAVVRMKKGGKRFEIACYKNKVLSWRSGAEKDVDEVLQTHSVFVNVSKGQTAKKDDLVKAFGTDDQTEICKLILAKGELQVSDRERQSQLESMFRDIASIVAEKCVNPNTKRPYTVGLIERAMKDIHYSVKPNRSTKQQALEVIRQLKETMEIQRAHMRLRLVVPAKEAKRLKEKLKPLLQVVESEEFDEELEMVCLVDPGCYREIDELINCETKGRGTLEVLSLKDVEEGDETL, from the exons ATGTCGATTTTTACCCCGACGAACCAGATCCGTCTGACCAACGTAGCTGTGGTCCGCATGAAGAAGGGAGGGAAGCGCTTCGAGATCGCCTGCTACAAAAATAAAGTCTTGAGCTGGAGATCCGGAGC GGAGAAGGACGTGGACGAGGTGCTGCAGACGCACTCTGTTTTTGTCAATGTTTCCAAAGGTCAGACGGCGAAGAAGGACGATCTGGTGAAAGCTTTCGGCACAGACGACCAGACGGAGATCTGCAAGCTg ATCTTGGCCAAAGGGGAGCTCCAGGTGTCCGACAGGGAGAGGCAGAGCCAGCTGGAGAGCATGTTCAGAGACATCGCCTCCATCGTGGCGGAGAAATGCGTGAATCCGAACACCAAGAGGCCTTACACCGTCGGCCTGATCGAGCGAGCCATGAAGGACATCCACTACTCGGTGAAGCCCAACAGGAGCACCAAGCAGCAG GCTCTGGAGGTGATCCGGCAGCTGAAGGAGACCATGGAGATCCAGAGAGCCCACATGAGGCTGCGGCTGGTGGTGCCGGCCAAGGAGGCCAAGAGGCTGAAGGAGAAGCTCAAACCCCTCCTGCAGGTGGTGGAGAGCGAAGAGTTCGACGAAGAGCTGGAGATG GTGTGTCTGGTGGATCCCGGCTGCTACAGGGAGATCGACGAGCTGATCAACTGTGAGACCAAAGGC